One Hydrogenispora ethanolica DNA segment encodes these proteins:
- a CDS encoding tyrosine-type recombinase/integrase, whose protein sequence is MERVRSIKQKNLTFEEVYDRFILFKQSQGLADRTINDYRYHISNLFKTKNVDLKDIENLRFEIQKYFVSSSKLSAITFNSRRKSLKCFFSWLLEQGYILENPMDEIKKRKEDEQPRAVNEVTLQELLRLPNLKTFGGLRDYSLIIFTMDTGIRPSEAFGLTIKEFNLKSFEVHIPAEIAKTRISRTLPLNVTTVDVVKKLHSVRHPSWRDNVPLFCTEVGTPLTRFSWSRRLRKYSEKLGVSVTPYSLRHSFGTIFLRLGGNAFNLQKLMGHTTLTMTRRYITLTEKDLHQQHSLASPINILVTRKNRVRKI, encoded by the coding sequence TTGGAACGAGTAAGATCGATTAAACAAAAGAACTTAACATTTGAAGAGGTTTACGACAGATTCATTTTATTTAAACAATCGCAAGGATTAGCTGATAGAACGATTAACGATTATCGGTATCATATTTCTAATCTATTTAAAACTAAAAACGTAGACCTTAAAGATATCGAAAATTTGAGATTTGAAATACAAAAATACTTTGTCAGCAGTTCAAAATTATCGGCTATAACTTTCAATAGCCGTAGAAAGTCGCTCAAGTGCTTTTTTTCTTGGTTATTGGAGCAAGGCTATATTCTCGAAAATCCAATGGACGAAATTAAAAAACGAAAAGAAGATGAGCAACCAAGGGCCGTTAATGAAGTGACTTTACAAGAACTTTTAAGGCTTCCTAACTTAAAAACGTTTGGTGGGCTCCGAGACTATTCTTTAATCATTTTCACAATGGATACAGGGATAAGACCATCAGAAGCTTTCGGTCTAACCATTAAAGAATTTAATTTAAAATCGTTTGAAGTACATATTCCGGCAGAGATAGCCAAGACGAGGATATCTCGAACTTTGCCGTTAAATGTAACCACTGTTGATGTAGTTAAAAAACTACATTCGGTAAGGCATCCAAGTTGGAGAGATAATGTTCCGTTATTTTGTACAGAGGTGGGAACACCATTAACGCGTTTTTCTTGGAGCAGACGGCTTAGAAAATATAGCGAAAAACTTGGCGTATCTGTAACTCCATATTCGCTAAGACATTCTTTTGGAACCATATTCCTCAGATTGGGCGGAAATGCGTTTAATCTTCAAAAACTCATGGGCCATACAACGTTAACAATGACACGCCGATATATCACTTTAACTGAGAAAGACCTTCATCAACAGCATTCTCTTGCTTCTCCAATTAATATTTTGGTTACTCGAAAAAATAGGGTTCGAAAAATATAA